Proteins encoded in a region of the Quercus lobata isolate SW786 chromosome 8, ValleyOak3.0 Primary Assembly, whole genome shotgun sequence genome:
- the LOC115956850 gene encoding chloride channel protein E-like: MDGFEIERLGFERREEEVEKIPMDFAPYNNNNEVAMMRRMNYLLGMNLGKTVKKLIIQDLIIPTTTPPFGLGYKPMDDDLLEIKEACQHALKSLYELRANDEDEEGGAAPGNDDEGSDTESNCSSDSSNNDSGHDDDDSNNNSESNNSEDYDGQYIGNDWGEPPSDREDEDVVLFYEEYNDDVEDIEDDAKANRWSDIDSDQYRLINVLEDAREEVGQPSGMDYDDYPNRHPSDWSSITEVSSRFGPPYDKHGREILKLGLY; encoded by the exons ATGGATGGCTTTGAGATTGAGAGGCTTGGTTTTGaaaggagagaagaagaagtggagaaGATCCCGATGGACTTTGCTccctacaacaacaacaatgagGTAGcaatgatgagaagaatgaatTACCTTCTAGGAATGAACTTGGGGAAGACTGTGAAAAAGCTGATTATTCAAGACCTAATAATTCCCACTACCACACCACCTTTTGGGCTAGGCTATAAGCCCATGGATGATGACTTGTTAGAGATAAAA GAGGCTTGCCAGCATGCATTGAAGAGCCTGTATGAACTAAGAGCCaatgatgaagatgaggaagggGGAGCAGCCCCTGGTAATGATGATGAAGGAAGTGATACCGAGAGTAATTGTAGTAGTGATAGTAGCAACAATGATAGTGgacatgatgatgatgacagcAACAACAATAGTGAAAGCAACAATAGTGAAGACTATGATGGCCAATACATTGGCAATGACTGGGGCGAACCCCCTAGTGatagagaagatgaagatgtaGTTCTTTTCTATGAAGAATATAATGATGATGTAGAAGATATTGAAGATGATGCCAAAGCTAACAGGTGGAGTGACATTGATAGTGACCAATATAGGCTGATAAATGTATTAGAAGATGCAAGAGAGGAGGTTGGACAACCCAGTGGTATGGACTATGATGATTACCCCAATAGGCACCCTTCAGATTGGAGCTCTATCACTGAAGTTAGCTCAAGGTTTGGTCCTCCATATGACAAGCATGGAAGAGAGATTCTGAAATTGGGGTTGTATTAG